The following proteins are co-located in the Leishmania major strain Friedlin complete genome, chromosome 30 genome:
- a CDS encoding putative heat shock 70-related protein 1,mitochondrial precursor, translated as MFARRVCGSAAASAACLARHESQKVQGDVIGVDLGTTYSCVATMDGDKARVLENSEGFRTTPSVVAFKGSEKLVGLAAKRQAITNPQSTFYAVKRLIGRRFEDEHIQKDIKNVPYKIVRAGNGDAWVQDGNGKQYSPSQIGAFVLEKMKETAENFLGHKVSNAVVTCPAYFNDAQRQATKDAGTIAGLNVIRVVNEPTAAALAYGMDKTKDSLIAVYDLGGGTFDISVLEIAGGVFEVKATNGDTHLGGEDFDLALSDYILEEFRKTSGIDLSKERMALQRVREAAEKAKCELSSAMETEVNLPFITANADGAQHIQMHISRSKFEGITQRLIDRSIAPCKQCMKDAGVELKEINDVVLVGGMTRMPKVVEEVKKFFQKDPFRGVNPDEAVALGAATLGGVLRGDVKGLVLLDVTPLSLGIETLGGVFTRMIPKNTTIPTKKSQTFSTAADNQTQVGIKVFQGEREMAADNQMMGQFDLVGIPPAPRGVPQVEVTFDIDANGICHVTAKDKATGKTQNITITANGGLSKEQIEQMIRDSEQHAEADRVKRELVEVRNNAETQLTTAERQLGEWKYVSDAEKENVKTLVAELRKAMENPNVAKDDLAAATDKLQKAVMECGRTEYQQAAAANSGSTSNSGEQQQQQSQGEETK; from the coding sequence ATGTTTGCTCGTCGTGTGTGcggaagcgctgcggcgtcggctGCGTGCCTGGCGCGCCACGAGTCGCAGAAGGTGCAGGGCGACGTGATTGGCGTGGACCTGGGCACGACGTACAGCTGCGTGGCGACGATGGACGGCGACaaggcgcgcgtgctggagaACTCGGAGGGCTTCCGGACGACGCCGTCTGTTGTGGCGTTCAAGGGCAGCGAGAAGCTTGTGGGGCTtgcggcgaagcggcagGCGATCACGAACCCGCAGTCGACGTTCTATGCTGTGAAGCGGCTGATCGGGCGCCGGTTCGAGGACGAGCACATCCAGAAGGACATCAAGAACGTGCCGTACAAGATCGTGCGCGCGGGGAACGGTGACGCGTGGGTGCAGGACGGGAACGGGAAGCAGTACTCGCCGTCGCAGATCGGCGCGTTCGTGCTGGAGAAGATgaaggagacggcggagAACTTCCTGGGGCACAAGGTGAGCAACGCCGTCGTGACGTGCCCGGCGTACTTCAacgacgcgcagcgccaggcgACGAAGGACGCGGGGACGATCGCGGGCCTGAACGTGATCCGCGTGGTGAACGAgccgactgctgcggcgcttgCGTACGGCATGGACAAGACGAAGGACAGCCTGATCGCGGTGTACGACCTCGGTGGCGGCACGTTCGATATCTCCGTGCTGGAGATCGCTGGCGGCGTGTTCGAGGTGAAGGCGACGAACGGCGACACGCACCTTGGCGGCGAGGACTTTGACCTGGCGCTGTCGGACTACATCCTGGAGGAGTTCCGCAAGACGAGCGGGATCGACCTGAGCAAGGAGcggatggcgctgcagcgcgtgcgcgaggccgcggagaaggcgaagtGCGAGCTGTCGTCTGCGATGGAGACGGAGGTGAACCTGCCGTTCATCACTGCgaacgccgacggcgcgcagcacatccaGATGCACATCAGCCGTAGCAAGTTCGAGGGCATCACGCAGCGGCTGATCGATCGGTCGATTGCGCCGTGCAAGCAGTGCATGAAGGACGCTGGTGTGGAGCTGAAGGAGATCAACGACGTTGTGCTTGTTGGCGGCATGACGCGCATGccgaaggtggtggaggaggtgaagaagTTCTTCCAGAAGGACCCGTTCCGCGGCGTGAACCCCGACGAGGCTGTGGCGCTTGGTGCCGCGACGCTgggcggcgtgctgcgcggcgacgtGAAGGGgcttgtgctgctggacgTGACGCCTCTGTCGCTGGGCATTGAGACGCTCGGCGGCGTGTTCACGCGCATGATCCCGAAGAACACGACGATCCCGACGAAGAAGAGCCAGACGTTCTCGACTGCGGCGGACAACCAGACGCAGGTGGGGATCAAGGTGTTCCAGGGCGAGCGCGAGATGGCCGCGGACAACCAGATGATGGGTCAGTTCGACTTGGTGGGCATCCCGCCCGCGCCGCGTGGGGTGCCGCAGGTCGAGGTGACGTTCGACATCGACGCGAACGGCATCTGCCACGTGACGGCGAAGGACAAGGCGACGGGCAAGACGCAGAACATCACGATCACGGCGAACGGCGGGCTGTCGAAGGAGCAGATCGAGCAGATGATCCGCGACTCGGAGCAGCATGCGGAGGCCGACCGCGTGAAGCGCGAGCTTGTGGAGGTGCGCAACAACGCGGAGACGCAGCTGACAacggcggagaggcagcTCGGCGAGTGGAAGTACGTGAGCgatgcggagaaggagaacgTGAAGacgctggtggcggagctgcgcaaggcgaTGGAGAACCCGAACGTGGCGAAGGATGACCTTGCGGCTGCGACGGACAAGCTGCAGAAGGCTGTGATGGAGTGCGGCCGCACAGAGTACCAGCAGGCTGCCGCGGCCAActccggcagcaccagcaactccggtgagcagcagcagcagcagagccaAGGTGAGGAGACGAAGTAA